A portion of the Hoylesella buccalis ATCC 35310 genome contains these proteins:
- a CDS encoding ATP-grasp fold amidoligase family protein, whose amino-acid sequence MKIKETLFYNNLKRCYFRMRAFLIPKRMYAHIKYYVLYHTKLSIDNPQTFDEKIWWLKLHYFNPLMTICTDKYLVRKYVEKCGLRDILNECYASFTSVDDIDIEKLPNEFFLKCNHLSGGNIICTKDNFDKEKIKKIFRPLLRNNFYYYGFEYNYKYIKPQIVIEKILRPLDGGSLLDYKFMCFAGVPKLLFLDIGACDKDGGHSEHYYRNVYDMQFNLLEIKETRENFLDNSIKKPKNFDYMVECAKILSKPFPHCRVDLYNVDGKVYFGEITFFHGSGYNHIEPHKADLEIGSWIPLDKSYHIKYGLEEVEKAFLKLTS is encoded by the coding sequence ATGAAAATAAAAGAGACATTATTTTATAACAACTTAAAGCGTTGTTATTTCCGTATGAGAGCCTTTCTTATACCCAAAAGGATGTATGCACATATTAAATATTATGTCCTGTATCATACGAAATTAAGTATTGATAACCCACAAACGTTTGACGAGAAAATTTGGTGGTTGAAACTTCATTATTTCAATCCTCTTATGACCATTTGTACGGATAAATATTTGGTAAGAAAATATGTTGAGAAATGTGGCTTACGCGATATCTTAAATGAGTGTTATGCGAGTTTTACAAGTGTAGATGATATAGACATAGAAAAGCTACCGAATGAATTCTTTTTGAAGTGCAATCATCTTTCAGGTGGGAATATAATTTGTACGAAAGATAATTTCGATAAAGAAAAAATAAAAAAAATATTTAGACCTTTACTTCGTAATAACTTTTATTATTATGGTTTTGAATATAATTATAAGTATATAAAGCCTCAAATCGTAATTGAAAAAATCTTAAGACCACTTGACGGAGGCTCTCTTTTGGATTATAAATTTATGTGCTTTGCTGGCGTTCCAAAACTTTTATTCTTAGATATTGGCGCTTGTGACAAAGACGGAGGACATTCAGAGCATTATTATAGAAATGTGTATGATATGCAATTTAATTTGCTTGAAATAAAAGAAACTCGTGAAAACTTTCTTGATAATTCAATTAAAAAGCCCAAGAATTTTGATTATATGGTAGAATGTGCAAAAATTCTTTCAAAGCCATTTCCTCACTGTAGAGTTGATTTGTATAATGTAGATGGAAAAGTGTATTTTGGAGAAATTACGTTTTTTCATGGGTCTGGTTATAATCATATTGAACCGCATAAGGCGGATTTGGAAATTGGAAGTTGGATACCTTTAGATAAAAGTTATCATATAAAATATGGGTTGGAAGAAGTTGAAAAAGCATTCTTAAAACTTACTTCGTAA
- a CDS encoding NAD-dependent epimerase/dehydratase family protein, giving the protein MKILITGAAGFIGSKLMYELAQRGDFVVGVDCINDYYDVRMKYGRLQMCGFNEYDVSWHQNIVQSSKFENCLFVRMDIADKEAMEQLFLRYHFDKVMNLAAQAGVRYSIQNPFAYLHSNLVGFLNVLECCRNHEVSHLVFASSSSVYGLNEHVPYHENDKVDSPVSMYAASKKSNELMAHAYGKLYGFSVTGLRYFTVYGPWGRPDMSPMLFANAISKGEPIKVFNHGDMIRDFTYIDDIVNGTIRVIDSTLNAEDCPHHVPYKIYNIGCSHPVKLMDFIAEIEQALGKKAEKIYLPMQPGDVYQTNADTTRLQTELGYQPHFSLHEGIGKFVEWYQSDQNPLRD; this is encoded by the coding sequence ATGAAAATTCTTATAACGGGTGCGGCAGGTTTCATTGGCTCGAAGCTAATGTATGAACTTGCACAGCGAGGTGACTTTGTTGTGGGCGTTGATTGCATCAACGATTATTATGATGTCCGCATGAAGTATGGGCGTCTGCAAATGTGTGGTTTCAATGAATATGACGTTTCTTGGCATCAGAATATCGTACAGAGTTCAAAATTTGAGAACTGCTTGTTTGTGCGCATGGATATTGCAGACAAGGAAGCGATGGAACAACTTTTCTTGCGTTATCACTTCGATAAGGTGATGAACTTGGCGGCTCAAGCAGGGGTGAGATATTCCATACAAAATCCCTTTGCCTACCTGCACAGCAATCTTGTTGGATTCCTGAATGTGTTGGAGTGTTGTAGAAACCATGAGGTAAGTCATTTGGTTTTTGCCTCTTCGAGTTCAGTGTACGGACTTAACGAACATGTGCCATATCATGAGAACGACAAGGTTGACTCGCCAGTGAGCATGTATGCTGCCAGTAAGAAGTCTAACGAGCTGATGGCTCATGCGTATGGCAAATTGTACGGGTTCAGTGTAACAGGACTTAGGTATTTTACCGTTTACGGTCCTTGGGGACGCCCCGATATGTCGCCAATGTTGTTTGCCAACGCTATATCTAAAGGAGAACCTATCAAGGTGTTCAACCATGGCGACATGATACGCGACTTTACCTACATCGATGATATTGTCAATGGAACGATACGGGTGATAGATTCTACTTTGAACGCAGAGGACTGTCCTCACCATGTGCCTTATAAAATTTATAACATAGGCTGTTCGCATCCTGTAAAACTCATGGATTTCATTGCGGAGATAGAGCAGGCATTGGGTAAGAAAGCCGAAAAAATATATTTGCCTATGCAGCCGGGAGATGTGTATCAGACCAATGCAGACACCACAAGGCTACAGACAGAGTTAGGTTATCAGCCGCATTTTAGTTTGCACGAAGGAATTGGCAAGTTTGTGGAATGGTATCAATCAGATCAAAATCCATTGAGAGATTAA
- a CDS encoding UDP-glucose dehydrogenase family protein, translated as MNIAIVGTGYVGLVSGTCFAEMGANVTCVDVDQKKVDMLLKGIVPIYEPGLDEMVQRNVKEGRLHFTTDLTSVLEDVEVVFSAVGTPPDEDGSADLHYVLQVAHTVGANINKYTVLVTKSTVPVGTAKKVKAAIQEELDKRGVDIPFDVASNPEFLKEGAAIKDFMSPDRVVVGVESDRAKELLVKLYRPFMMNNFRVIFTDIPSAEMIKYAANSMLATRISFMNDIANLCELIGADVNMVRKGIGADTRIGNKFLYPGCGYGGSCFPKDVKALIKTAEKNGYDMKVLKAVEAVNASQKEVVFKKLNNYYQGKLKGKKIAIWGLSFKAETDDMREATSLITIELLKQAGANICVFDPVAMEECQRRVGDAVVYATDMYDAVLDADALLVLTEWKQFRLPSWGVVKKSMNTPLVIDGRNIFVPNDMKALGFEYHSIGRK; from the coding sequence ATGAACATAGCAATAGTAGGAACAGGATATGTAGGTTTGGTTAGTGGAACCTGTTTTGCAGAAATGGGTGCCAACGTAACCTGCGTAGATGTAGATCAAAAGAAAGTAGACATGCTTTTGAAGGGCATTGTACCCATTTACGAGCCGGGCTTGGATGAAATGGTGCAGAGAAATGTAAAAGAAGGAAGACTACATTTCACCACAGATTTAACATCTGTATTGGAAGATGTGGAGGTCGTATTTTCTGCCGTAGGCACACCTCCTGACGAAGATGGAAGTGCAGATTTGCATTATGTGTTGCAAGTGGCGCATACTGTTGGAGCCAATATCAACAAATATACAGTGTTGGTGACCAAGTCTACCGTTCCTGTCGGAACTGCTAAGAAAGTCAAGGCTGCTATACAGGAAGAACTTGACAAACGTGGTGTGGATATACCCTTTGATGTGGCAAGCAATCCCGAGTTTCTGAAAGAGGGAGCAGCCATCAAGGACTTTATGAGTCCTGACCGTGTCGTCGTAGGAGTGGAAAGCGACAGAGCCAAAGAACTGTTGGTGAAGTTGTACCGTCCATTTATGATGAATAATTTTCGTGTCATCTTTACAGACATACCTTCAGCGGAGATGATTAAATACGCAGCCAATTCAATGCTCGCCACTCGTATCAGCTTTATGAACGATATCGCCAACTTATGTGAGCTGATTGGTGCCGACGTCAACATGGTTCGCAAAGGTATAGGTGCTGATACACGCATTGGAAATAAATTCTTGTATCCAGGTTGTGGATATGGAGGAAGTTGTTTTCCAAAAGATGTGAAAGCACTGATAAAGACAGCAGAGAAGAATGGTTACGACATGAAAGTGCTAAAGGCGGTAGAGGCTGTGAACGCATCGCAGAAAGAAGTTGTTTTCAAGAAACTGAACAATTACTATCAAGGCAAGTTGAAAGGAAAAAAAATAGCAATATGGGGACTTTCCTTCAAGGCAGAGACAGACGATATGCGAGAGGCAACCTCGCTTATAACTATTGAGTTATTGAAACAGGCAGGTGCTAATATTTGTGTCTTCGATCCTGTTGCCATGGAGGAATGTCAGCGTAGGGTAGGTGATGCTGTAGTTTACGCTACAGATATGTATGATGCCGTTCTTGATGCCGATGCATTGTTGGTGCTTACTGAATGGAAACAATTCCGTCTGCCAAGCTGGGGAGTTGTGAAGAAATCTATGAACACGCCTCTGGTTATTGACGGAAGAAACATCTTTGTTCCAAACGACATGAAGGCTCTCGGATTTGAGTATCACAGCATAGGAAGGAAGTAA
- a CDS encoding glycosyltransferase has protein sequence MKIIFTLASLGSGGAERVVSLLSGDFVDRGHQVEIVCLRYSDYYYKVNKRVKVVMTANEKSAKGTDEQVTEEDSNVRFVENLQDMNRRRAWLRNHVCEEKPDVVIAFTEGVYLFTILALLGTHTPIISSERIDPRTQPLVRRLLKVFVLPFTNVFVVQTQAIKDYFPHWIRKKTRIVFNPVREEALKEVDSTKVHKTKTIISVARLYPQKRHEVLIGAFAKIAAKHQAWRLVIYGEGPERGRLTNYINEMEGMVPGLSKRIMLPGKTAEVVERLRESAVFALSSDSEGMSNAMIEAVCVGLPIVTTRVSGVKELVHEGENGYVVPCGDIDQMAESLDSLLDNESLLQQFGQNSRKMREQFRIENIAAQWMQIIENIVK, from the coding sequence ATGAAAATTATATTTACTTTAGCTTCTTTGGGCAGTGGTGGCGCAGAACGTGTGGTAAGTCTGCTCTCTGGCGACTTTGTTGATAGAGGTCATCAGGTGGAGATAGTATGTTTGCGGTACAGTGACTATTATTATAAGGTGAACAAGCGAGTGAAGGTTGTAATGACCGCAAACGAAAAGTCTGCCAAGGGCACGGATGAACAAGTTACAGAAGAAGACAGCAATGTAAGATTTGTAGAGAACCTACAAGATATGAACAGACGAAGGGCTTGGCTTAGAAACCATGTTTGCGAGGAAAAGCCCGATGTCGTGATTGCCTTTACAGAAGGTGTCTACCTCTTTACCATATTGGCATTGCTTGGAACGCATACGCCCATCATATCTTCGGAGAGGATAGACCCACGCACACAACCGTTGGTGCGTCGATTGCTAAAAGTCTTTGTCTTGCCCTTTACAAATGTCTTTGTGGTACAGACACAGGCCATTAAGGATTACTTTCCGCATTGGATACGTAAAAAAACTCGTATTGTTTTCAATCCCGTAAGGGAAGAAGCCCTTAAAGAGGTGGATAGTACAAAGGTGCATAAAACCAAGACCATCATCTCTGTGGCACGTCTCTATCCACAAAAACGGCATGAAGTATTGATAGGAGCGTTTGCCAAGATAGCCGCCAAGCATCAAGCATGGAGACTGGTCATTTATGGAGAGGGACCAGAACGAGGACGGCTTACCAATTATATTAATGAGATGGAAGGCATGGTGCCAGGATTGTCGAAGCGAATAATGCTGCCAGGTAAGACAGCGGAAGTGGTAGAACGACTCCGAGAAAGTGCTGTCTTTGCGCTGAGCAGCGACTCAGAAGGTATGAGCAATGCAATGATAGAGGCTGTGTGCGTGGGGCTGCCTATCGTGACGACACGGGTGTCGGGAGTTAAAGAACTGGTTCATGAGGGCGAAAATGGATATGTAGTGCCATGTGGGGACATTGACCAAATGGCAGAGAGTCTGGATAGCTTGTTAGACAACGAGTCTCTGCTCCAACAATTTGGGCAGAACAGCAGGAAGATGAGAGAACAATTCCGAATAGAAAACATAGCTGCACAATGGATGCAGATAATAGAAAATATAGTCAAATAA
- a CDS encoding glycosyltransferase family 2 protein gives MPLVTVFTSTYNRAYSLPRLYESLIHQTYTDFEWLVIDDGSIDDTKRLVQQWAQEQKITIRYYYQANGGKHRAINRGVELAHGELFFIIDSDDYLPTDSLAVLVDYYQQIKDNNRFAGVAGMRTYSHGERICKRFTTDVLDDDSVTFRQKHKMRGDIAEAFKTDVLRKYPFPEFIGEKFVTEDVVFNEIAKTYLLRHFNANIYICQYLEDGLSHHLRQLHRQSPQGTMLYYSHQICDERFGVQRHVLDAISFWRYLVCYHGKKPRLPWWCYLLKPVGYLFYLYDVLKRQKAEED, from the coding sequence ATGCCCCTTGTTACAGTTTTTACTTCCACATATAATCGTGCTTATTCATTGCCAAGATTGTATGAGAGTTTAATACACCAGACCTACACAGATTTTGAATGGTTGGTTATTGACGACGGCAGTATAGACGATACAAAAAGATTGGTACAGCAGTGGGCACAGGAGCAGAAGATAACGATACGGTATTATTATCAAGCGAATGGTGGCAAGCACAGAGCAATCAATCGTGGAGTAGAGCTGGCACATGGTGAGTTGTTCTTTATCATTGATAGTGATGACTACCTTCCCACCGACAGCCTTGCTGTGTTGGTTGACTATTATCAGCAAATAAAAGACAACAACAGGTTTGCTGGCGTTGCAGGTATGCGGACATACTCTCATGGCGAACGGATTTGTAAACGATTCACTACCGATGTATTGGATGATGACAGTGTAACGTTTCGGCAGAAACATAAAATGCGTGGCGATATTGCCGAAGCTTTCAAGACGGATGTACTGCGTAAGTATCCTTTTCCAGAATTTATTGGCGAGAAGTTCGTTACCGAGGATGTGGTGTTTAATGAGATAGCCAAAACGTATTTGTTGAGACATTTTAATGCCAACATTTATATTTGCCAGTATTTAGAGGACGGATTATCACATCATCTTCGACAGCTACATCGCCAGTCGCCACAAGGAACCATGCTGTATTATTCGCATCAGATATGTGATGAACGCTTTGGTGTGCAGCGACATGTGCTTGATGCCATTAGCTTTTGGAGATACCTTGTTTGTTATCATGGCAAGAAGCCGCGGCTTCCTTGGTGGTGCTACCTACTTAAACCTGTTGGTTACCTTTTCTACCTGTACGATGTTCTGAAGCGACAGAAGGCTGAGGAGGATTAA
- a CDS encoding glycosyltransferase, whose product MSRLKFSVIMSIYKNDNPEYLQVALDSIIRQTLVPDEIVLIADGPVPQALIDVVENTKARFAGLHAYYQDKNRGLGGALRIAVEKAQHDYLARMDSDDISLPDRFEKQMRCFEEDHDLAVVGGMITEFVDSPEHVVSKRILPLDDSGIKRFMQSRCGVNHVTVVMKKSELLRAGNYQQDFKQEDYYLWARMIEAGCKFRNIPDIVVNVRSGRDQFARRGGMAYYKDVLALNKWMWQHGLISLPKMIYNDMVRGTVQFLLPNSVRTWVYQRFLRK is encoded by the coding sequence ATGAGTAGGTTGAAGTTTTCTGTCATCATGTCGATTTATAAAAACGACAACCCTGAATATTTGCAGGTGGCTTTGGACAGCATCATTCGTCAAACGCTGGTGCCAGACGAGATTGTGCTGATAGCCGATGGTCCTGTACCACAAGCGTTAATAGATGTGGTGGAGAATACGAAAGCTCGGTTTGCGGGCTTGCATGCTTATTATCAGGATAAGAACAGAGGATTGGGTGGAGCGTTGCGCATTGCCGTGGAAAAGGCACAGCATGATTATCTTGCTCGCATGGACAGCGATGACATTTCGTTGCCCGACCGTTTTGAGAAACAGATGAGATGTTTTGAGGAAGACCATGATTTGGCGGTAGTTGGGGGGATGATAACCGAATTTGTCGACTCGCCTGAGCATGTGGTGAGCAAGCGCATCTTGCCTTTGGATGACAGCGGTATCAAGCGGTTTATGCAATCGCGGTGTGGTGTGAATCATGTTACGGTTGTCATGAAGAAAAGCGAACTGCTGCGTGCCGGCAATTATCAGCAGGATTTCAAGCAAGAAGATTATTATCTTTGGGCGCGCATGATTGAGGCTGGATGCAAGTTTCGCAACATTCCCGACATTGTGGTGAACGTGCGTTCGGGCAGAGACCAGTTTGCACGAAGAGGTGGCATGGCGTATTATAAGGATGTGCTTGCATTGAACAAGTGGATGTGGCAACACGGACTCATATCCCTTCCCAAGATGATATACAACGATATGGTGCGTGGCACCGTACAGTTTTTGCTACCCAACAGTGTAAGAACCTGGGTGTATCAACGCTTTCTGCGAAAATAA
- a CDS encoding glycosyltransferase family 4 protein, which produces MKIFIVCSRLSYGGAERVGVMLANGLSVSHSVYLISNTLEEPTYEIESSVQLLPLFSSISSKIEKWASTLPNIRKYAKTYRPDVIIGIMETCSLVAKLATIGLNIPVIMTEHNAFERPQNTPLTKWQIITKFYINKLYCCVTILTEADKEFIGLRLKNTVVMPNPLFLTPIINLPVKDKIVLAAGRIDDWHYKGFDILLKAWGTIAKQYPDWTLEIAGEGKKEDLELLQDIVRKSEVENQVKFLGYQKNIVDRYKQSAILVLSSRYEGFGLVLIEAMSQGCACVACDFKGRQREIIRNDSEGLICVPNDVDALALAIKKMIGDDIYRQKVQEAAIERSKYYTMDKTIKRWEELLKKVVKHF; this is translated from the coding sequence ATGAAGATATTTATTGTCTGTAGCAGATTGTCGTATGGGGGTGCTGAGCGTGTGGGCGTAATGCTCGCTAATGGCTTGTCCGTTTCTCATAGCGTATATCTCATATCTAATACTTTGGAAGAGCCAACGTATGAGATAGAGAGTAGTGTACAGCTCTTGCCTTTATTTTCAAGTATATCTTCTAAAATTGAGAAGTGGGCAAGCACGTTGCCAAATATTCGTAAATACGCCAAAACTTATCGACCGGATGTAATTATTGGTATTATGGAAACATGCAGCTTGGTTGCGAAATTGGCTACGATAGGATTGAATATTCCTGTTATCATGACTGAGCATAATGCCTTTGAAAGACCCCAAAATACACCTCTTACTAAATGGCAGATTATAACGAAATTCTATATAAATAAATTATATTGTTGTGTAACAATACTAACAGAGGCTGATAAAGAGTTCATAGGATTGCGTTTAAAGAATACGGTAGTTATGCCTAATCCTCTTTTCCTAACCCCTATTATTAACTTACCTGTAAAAGACAAGATTGTATTGGCTGCAGGAAGAATTGATGACTGGCATTATAAAGGTTTTGACATCTTGTTAAAGGCTTGGGGAACAATAGCCAAACAATATCCTGATTGGACTTTGGAAATTGCTGGAGAAGGGAAAAAAGAAGATTTAGAGTTGTTGCAGGATATTGTTCGGAAATCAGAAGTTGAAAATCAAGTAAAATTCTTGGGATATCAAAAAAATATTGTTGATAGATACAAGCAATCGGCTATCCTTGTTTTAAGTAGTAGATACGAGGGCTTTGGATTGGTTCTCATTGAAGCTATGTCTCAGGGATGTGCTTGTGTGGCTTGCGATTTCAAAGGGCGGCAACGGGAGATTATTCGTAATGATTCTGAAGGGTTAATTTGTGTTCCAAACGATGTGGATGCATTAGCTTTAGCAATCAAAAAAATGATAGGTGATGATATTTATCGACAAAAAGTTCAAGAAGCTGCCATTGAGCGTTCTAAATATTATACAATGGATAAGACGATAAAAAGATGGGAGGAATTGTTGAAAAAAGTAGTTAAACATTTTTAG
- a CDS encoding GxxExxY protein — protein MLLYRDITDKIIEAFYEVCHNLAIEYAEKVYERAFVYELKQRGLLVAEQVPLQVTYKEKLIVGDFVADIIVNDVIILELKAVTTITNEHVAQLINYLTTTKKQVGFVFNFCGDRKFVRRIGPVVCDFDHRINRE, from the coding sequence ATGCTACTTTATAGGGACATAACAGATAAAATAATTGAGGCTTTTTATGAGGTTTGTCATAACTTGGCAATCGAGTATGCCGAAAAGGTGTACGAACGCGCATTCGTTTATGAATTGAAGCAACGAGGATTACTTGTTGCTGAACAAGTGCCGTTGCAGGTGACCTATAAAGAAAAGTTGATTGTTGGTGACTTTGTGGCAGACATAATCGTAAACGATGTGATTATTTTGGAGCTAAAGGCGGTGACAACTATTACTAACGAGCATGTGGCACAACTTATCAACTATCTCACAACAACTAAAAAGCAAGTTGGTTTTGTGTTTAATTTCTGTGGTGATAGAAAATTTGTTAGGCGTATAGGTCCAGTGGTTTGTGATTTTGATCATCGGATTAACAGGGAATAA
- a CDS encoding EpsG family protein, which yields MVVLFALFYLFCFVLVIQNKVKYQHKVLILALCVLTYAIGVRTAWPDELVYQMAFDMAPLPWDFSFNAKPFGYAESGYWFLASCVKAIVDNSRFYLFVMGGLSMFLLYKNLQRYSVFALIGLCVYIGRFLLNRDFIQMRSSLAILLVVLGVDLIKERKMWHYLLLVFVAYQFHHMAIIGLPLYFLCLLKLKKSHIVIGLVLAFIVSQVMFSSIANFVEAYSEDLQYSTYTEGMYVDEAKGLANPMIYFQVGILLMFTFMEDRLRCFSSYYDVYRTGYFYSTLFLIIFCNYTALSGRTSTMFATLEIFMLPLMAKSLSMKWRMIFLLACGVVFVYFFHDKYSSAMIMMRGEQILQQL from the coding sequence ATGGTTGTTCTTTTTGCTTTATTTTATTTGTTTTGCTTTGTACTGGTTATTCAGAATAAAGTAAAATACCAGCATAAGGTTCTGATTTTGGCTCTGTGTGTACTTACATACGCCATTGGTGTCCGGACGGCATGGCCAGATGAGTTGGTGTATCAGATGGCTTTTGATATGGCACCACTGCCATGGGATTTCTCTTTCAATGCGAAACCATTTGGCTATGCCGAATCGGGATATTGGTTTTTGGCATCATGTGTCAAGGCAATAGTTGATAATAGTCGATTTTATCTGTTCGTCATGGGTGGGCTATCCATGTTTTTGTTGTATAAGAATCTGCAAAGATATTCTGTGTTTGCTTTGATTGGGCTTTGTGTCTATATAGGTCGCTTTTTGCTTAATCGAGATTTTATACAGATGCGTTCTTCGTTAGCAATATTATTGGTTGTGCTTGGGGTAGACCTTATCAAAGAACGAAAGATGTGGCATTATCTCTTGTTGGTTTTTGTGGCTTACCAGTTCCATCATATGGCTATTATCGGCTTACCACTTTATTTCCTTTGTCTGTTAAAATTGAAAAAGAGCCACATCGTTATTGGATTGGTTCTGGCTTTTATTGTTTCTCAGGTAATGTTCTCTTCAATTGCCAATTTTGTTGAGGCGTATAGTGAAGACTTGCAATATTCTACTTATACAGAGGGAATGTATGTGGATGAAGCGAAAGGACTTGCAAATCCTATGATTTATTTTCAAGTTGGCATTTTGTTGATGTTTACATTTATGGAGGATAGGTTACGATGCTTTTCATCGTATTATGATGTATACCGCACGGGGTATTTTTATTCCACATTGTTTCTTATCATTTTCTGCAATTATACAGCTCTTTCTGGTCGCACCTCAACGATGTTTGCCACCCTGGAAATCTTTATGCTCCCACTTATGGCAAAATCTCTTTCTATGAAATGGCGTATGATTTTTTTACTGGCTTGTGGAGTTGTGTTTGTCTATTTCTTCCATGATAAGTATAGCAGTGCCATGATAATGATGAGAGGTGAACAAATATTGCAGCAATTATAG